A portion of the Vulpes vulpes isolate BD-2025 chromosome 5, VulVul3, whole genome shotgun sequence genome contains these proteins:
- the LOC112930609 gene encoding olfactory receptor 5B12-like, whose translation MENGTEVTEFILVGLTNDPKLQIPLFLVFSLIYLITLAGNLGMMVLILMDSRLHTPMYFFLSNLSLVDFGYSTAVTPKVMAGLLTGDKVMSYNACVTQFFFFVAFITAESFLLASMAYDRYAAVCKPLHYTTIMTTGVCARLVIGCYICGFLNASIHTGNIFSLSFCRANVVDHFFCDAPPLLALSCSDNYISEMVIFLVVGLNDFFSVLVILISYLFIFITILRMHASEGRRKAFSTCASHLTAVSIFYGTGTFMYLQPSSSHSMDTDKMASMFYTMVIPMLNPVVYSMRNKEVTSAFKKTVEKAKSFIGFIF comes from the coding sequence ATGGAGAACGGTACAGAGGTGACTGAGTTCATTCTTGTGGGCTTAACCAATGACCCCAAACTGCAGATTCCTCTCTTCTTAGTCTTCTCCCTCATTTACCTCATCACTCTGGCTGGGAACCTGGGCATGATGGTGCTGATTCTCATGGACTCCCGTCTCCACACTCCTATGTACTTTTTCCTCAGTAACCTGTCTCTGGTGGACTTTGGTTACTCTACAGCTGTCACTCCCAAGGTCATGGCTGGATTACTTACAGGAGACAAGGTCATGTCCTACAATGCATGTGTCAcccagttctttttctttgtagcctttatcactgcagaaagtttccTCTTGGCCTcaatggcctatgaccgctatgcaGCTGTGTGCAAACCCCTGCATTACACCACCATCATGACAACAGGTGTGTGTGCTCGTCTGGTCATAGGCTGTTACATCTGTGGTTTTCTGAATGCTTCCATTCACACTGGGAATATTTTCAGCCTTTCCTTTTGTAGAGCCAATGTTGTTGATCACTTCTTCTGCGATGCTCCTCCTCTCCTGGCTCTCTCATGCTCAGACAACTACATTAGTGAGATGGttatttttttggtggtgggCCTCAATGACTTCTTTTCTGTCTTAGTCATCCTGATATCCTACCTGTTTATATTTATCACTATTCTGAGGATGCACGCATCTGAAGGACGCCGGAAGGCCTTTTCCACCTGTGCCTCTCACCTCACTGCTGTGTCCATCTTCTATGGGACAGGCACCTTCATGTACTTACAGCCAAGCTCCAGCCATTCCATGGACACAGACAAAATGGCATCCATGTTCTATACTATGGTCATTCCCATGCTAAACCCAGTGGTCTACAGCATGAGGAACAAAGAGGTCACCAGTGCCTTTAAAAAGACTGTGGAGAAGGCAAAGTCTTTTATAGgattcatattttaa